AATAAAAAGTCAAATTATGTCGAACCTGACGCCCAGCAACGGTCCGTACCCCATACATACGCAGAAAAGCCGCCAGGGTTTCATCCCTTCGCGGCTTTTCTGGCAGGTAATTTTTACTTGATCGATTTACTTCGCGATCGTTTCGTACGGATCTTCCACAACTTCCGTTTTTCGGGACTTCTTCTTACCGTTTTTTTTTAACACGCCGTACAGCGCGTAGCAAGCAAGCGGCAGGAAGATCAGCCGGTTCACGTATTGGGGCCAGAACATAAAGGTGGTCAGCACGATCAAGAGAATCAGCGGCACGATGTAGTACGCCGATTTCGGAATCCCGACTTTTTTGAAGTTGGGGTACTTGATGTTCGAGACCATCAGATAAGCGAGGAACACCATGAACAAGGGCAAGGTGATGTTCGGCGCCGGCAGCAGGCTATGATAGAGCGCCAGCGTGGCCAGCACACCGCCGGCTGCGGTGATCGGCAGGCCGATAAAATAGTTCGGCGAGCCGGTGGCGACGTTGAAGCGCGCGAGGCGCAGCGCGCCGCAGATCGGGAACACGGCGGTGATCACCGCGCCGATCCAGCCCATCTCGTTCAGCACCACGCCGTACATGATAAAGGCCGGTGCCACGCCAAACGAAATCACGTCGGACAGTGAGTCGAGCTCTTTGCCAAATTCGCTCTGTGCGTTCAGCATCCTTGCGACCCGGCCGTCCAGCCCGTCGAGCAGCATGCCGATGATGACCAGCAGGGCTGCCCAGTCGAAGTTGCCTTGGAATGCGACGATAATCGAAATAATACCTAAAAATAAGTTCCCGACGGTAAACATGCTCGGTAATGCGCGACGTACTAGCATAAGGTACGTACCTCCCTCTCCGACAGGCTAGATATGCCGATCGATAAACACCTGTTCGGAAATGCGTTTGAGCCCTTCTTTGATGGCGCGGGCCCGGACTTCACCGATGCCTTCGACATCATCGAGCTCTTCGATGCTCGCAGTTAAAATACGTGGCAGAGCGTTGAAAGTTTCAACCAAGTTTTCGATGACCGGCTGCGGGAGGCGCGGAATCTTGTTCAATATCCGGTATCCGCGCGACGAGACAGGCTCTTCGGTAATGTTAATGTTCCCCGAGTAGCCCAAAACTCTCACCAGCATGTTGCTTTCCAGCAAGTCATCCGAATTGAGCGCGTGCAGCTCTTGCAAAATATGGTGCGGCGTCACATCGAGGTCTCGGCAATAGTCCTTCACCAATAGATACGCTTCTTCATCCACTTTCGAGACCAATTCCTCGAGCTGCATCGAAATCAGACGGCCTTCCGTGCCGAGTTCGGTGATGTAGCGGCGAATCTCCGACTTGATGCGCAGCACCATCTCGATGCGCTGAATGACGAGCGCCACTTCATGCAGCGTGACCAGCTCTTCAAATTCCAGCGCGGACAAGTTGGTCATCGCCTGGTCAAGCACCGATTTGTACTTCTCCAGCGTGTTGATCGCCTGATTGGCTTTGGTCAAAATCACGCCGATGTCTTTGAGCGTATAGCGGAAGTTGGACTGGTACAGCGTGATCACATCGCGGCGCTGTGAGATGCAGACGACCAAGTGGCCGGTCTGCTTCGCCACGCGCTCCGCCGTGCGATGGCGCGTGCCCGTCTCGAAAGACGGGATCGACGGGTCGGGATTGAGCTGCGTGTTCGCATACAGAATCCGCTTGCCGTCGTCGGACAGAATGATTGCTCCGTCCATTTTGGCCAGTTCATACATGCCGGCCGAAGAAAATTCGCAGTTGATCGAAAACCCGCCGTCAACGATCTCCATCACCTGTGGAGAATTGCCGATCACAATCAAAGCACCCGTCTTCGCCCGCAGAACATTCTCCAAGCCGTCCCGCAGCGGGGTGCCAGGTGCGATGAAGCGGAGGATTTTGTTGATCAGGTTTTCTTTTTTCAAATCATCTCTCATCCCTGTCATCCCCCTAAAGCTACTTGGAACGCCTCCTGTACCGTCTCAACGCCGATCACTTGTATGTCGGCCGGGGGCTGCCAGCCGCGCAGGTTTTTCGTTGGCACGATGACCCGGGTGAAGCCGAGCTTCATCGCTTCCCGGACCCGCTGCTCGATGCGCGAAACGCCGCGCACTTCGCCGGTCAGTCCGACTTCACCGATGAAACAGTCGGTCGGCCCCATCGCCTTCTCCCGAAACGACGATCCGAGCGCCAAAGCGATCCCGAGATCGCACGCCGGTTCGTCGAGACGGACGCCGCCTGCCACGTTGACATATGCATCCTGCGACTGCAGGTATAGCCCCATCCGCTTCTCCAGCACCGCCATGATCAGGCTGACGCGGTTGTGATCCAGACCCGTCGCCATGCGGCGCGGGTTGCCATAGCTGGAGGGCGTGACCAGCGCCTGGATCTCGACCAGCACCGGGCGCGTGCCCTCCATGCTGGCGATGACGCAGGAGCCTGCGACGCCGTGCGGACGTTCAGAGAGAAACAGTTCGGACGGGTTGTGCACTTCTTCCAAGCCTTTTTCCCGCATCTCGAAGATCCCGATCTCATTGGTCGAGCCGAAGCGGTTCTTCACCGCCCGCAGGATGCGGTAGGTGTGGTGGCGCTCGCCTTCAAAATACAGCACGGCATCGACCATGTGCTCAAGCATACGGGGACCTGCGATCGCGCCTTCTTTGGTGACGTGGCCGACGATGAACGTGGCGATCTCCAGCGACTTGGCAATGCGCAACAAAAATGCGGTGCACTCGCGGACCTGCCCAACGCTGCCCGGCGCAGACTGCAGACCGGGGCGATAGACAGTCTGAATGGAGTCGACGATCAGAAAATCGGGGTTGACCAGCTTGATGTGCTGTTCGACCCGCTCCAGATCGGTCTCCGGCAAAATGTACAGATTGTCAGACAGCGCTTCCAGACGGTCGGCGCGCAGCTTGATCTGCTTCGCCGATTCCTCGCCCGATACGTAGAGCACTTTGTGCCCGCGCGCGGCGATGGAGTTGGACGTTTGGAGCAGCAATGTCGATTTCCCGATCCCCGGGTCGCCGCCAACGAGCACGAGCGATCCTTTGACGACACCGCCGCCGAGCACGCGGTCGAATTCGGCGAGCCCGCTGTGCGTGCGCGCTTCGTCCACCGTGTCGATCTCGGTGATCTTATGTGCAATGGCAGGCTCGGACTGCTGCAAGATTTGCGAGCTGACCTGCGCAGAAGGCTTGCTCACAACTTCTTCGGCCATCGTGTTCCACTGGCCGCATCCCGGACATTTGCCCATCCATTTGGGACTTTCATATCCACAGTCTTGGCACACAAATTTTGATTTATACTTTGCCATAATTGTCCCCATTCTGAGATGTCCTACAAAAAGGTTCCAATCTTCATCATATAGGAAAGAGTATGAATCAACAAGGGCAGTTCTGATCAGATCTCAGCAAAAGAGACCCGGTTGGCCGAAGACGTACCGGGTCTCTTTTCAAAACTTCAAGCTTAGACGGTGGTTGACGCCGCCCCTTGATTTTTCACTTCCAGACGGCCGTCTGCCGCATCGATCAGCACATGGTCGCCTTTTTTGACCGCACCGGAGAGCAGCGCTTCCGACAGCTGGTCTTCGATGTGACGCTGGATCGCACGCTTCAGCGGGCGGGCGCCGTATTGCGGATCGTAGCCTTCCTTGGCGAGGAATGCCTTCGCCTCTTCTGTGAGGTCGAAGTGGATGTCGTTCTCGCGCAGGCGGCGGCCCAGTTCGTCGCTCATCAAGGTCACGATCTCTTTGATGTGGATCTCTTCCAGCTGGTGGAAGACGATCGTGTCATCGATACGGTTGAGGAACTCCGGACGGAACTGCTTTTTCAGCTCTTCCATCACGCGGTCCTTCATGTCGATGTAGTTCGCCTCTTTGTTGGCGGTGAAGCCGAGGGCGCCGCCCTTTTTGATCGCCGCAGCCCCGACGTTCGAGGTCATGATGATCACCGAGTTGCGGAAGTCGACGGTGCGGCCTTTGGAGTCGGTCAGGCGGCCGTCATCGAGGACTTGCAAAAGCACGTTGAACACTTCCGGGTGCGCTTTTTCGATCTCGTCGAACAGCACGACGGAGTACGGTTTGCGGCGGATCTTCTCGGTGAGCTGGCCGCCTTCTTCGTAGCCGACATAGCCCGGAGGCGCTCCGACCAGGCGCGCGGTGGAATGGCGCTCACCGTATTCGGACATGTCGATGCGGATGATGGCGTTCTCGTCGCCGAACATGACTTCGGCAAGCGACTTCGCCAGCTCCGTCTTCCCGACGCCGGTCGGGCCGAGGAAGATGAAGGAGCCGATCGGGCGCTTCGGATCTTTCAAGCCGGCACGGGCGCGGCGGATCGAGCGGGAGATCGATTTGACCGCTTCGTCTTGGCCGATGACGCGCTCATGCAGGATC
This genomic stretch from Tumebacillus sp. BK434 harbors:
- the radA gene encoding DNA repair protein RadA, producing the protein MAKYKSKFVCQDCGYESPKWMGKCPGCGQWNTMAEEVVSKPSAQVSSQILQQSEPAIAHKITEIDTVDEARTHSGLAEFDRVLGGGVVKGSLVLVGGDPGIGKSTLLLQTSNSIAARGHKVLYVSGEESAKQIKLRADRLEALSDNLYILPETDLERVEQHIKLVNPDFLIVDSIQTVYRPGLQSAPGSVGQVRECTAFLLRIAKSLEIATFIVGHVTKEGAIAGPRMLEHMVDAVLYFEGERHHTYRILRAVKNRFGSTNEIGIFEMREKGLEEVHNPSELFLSERPHGVAGSCVIASMEGTRPVLVEIQALVTPSSYGNPRRMATGLDHNRVSLIMAVLEKRMGLYLQSQDAYVNVAGGVRLDEPACDLGIALALGSSFREKAMGPTDCFIGEVGLTGEVRGVSRIEQRVREAMKLGFTRVIVPTKNLRGWQPPADIQVIGVETVQEAFQVALGG
- the disA gene encoding DNA integrity scanning diadenylate cyclase DisA; translated protein: MRDDLKKENLINKILRFIAPGTPLRDGLENVLRAKTGALIVIGNSPQVMEIVDGGFSINCEFSSAGMYELAKMDGAIILSDDGKRILYANTQLNPDPSIPSFETGTRHRTAERVAKQTGHLVVCISQRRDVITLYQSNFRYTLKDIGVILTKANQAINTLEKYKSVLDQAMTNLSALEFEELVTLHEVALVIQRIEMVLRIKSEIRRYITELGTEGRLISMQLEELVSKVDEEAYLLVKDYCRDLDVTPHHILQELHALNSDDLLESNMLVRVLGYSGNINITEEPVSSRGYRILNKIPRLPQPVIENLVETFNALPRILTASIEELDDVEGIGEVRARAIKEGLKRISEQVFIDRHI
- the pssA gene encoding CDP-diacylglycerol--serine O-phosphatidyltransferase: MLVRRALPSMFTVGNLFLGIISIIVAFQGNFDWAALLVIIGMLLDGLDGRVARMLNAQSEFGKELDSLSDVISFGVAPAFIMYGVVLNEMGWIGAVITAVFPICGALRLARFNVATGSPNYFIGLPITAAGGVLATLALYHSLLPAPNITLPLFMVFLAYLMVSNIKYPNFKKVGIPKSAYYIVPLILLIVLTTFMFWPQYVNRLIFLPLACYALYGVLKKNGKKKSRKTEVVEDPYETIAK